In Euphorbia lathyris chromosome 10, ddEupLath1.1, whole genome shotgun sequence, a single genomic region encodes these proteins:
- the LOC136209498 gene encoding soluble inorganic pyrophosphatase-like isoform X5 codes for MAGEGSGKNSGFLILCSMNRFFLQCLSGRSIAAHLWHDLEIGSGAPAVFNCVPAKGSSGKEVIMVDPVEVKRLAAKQI; via the exons ATGGCTGGAGAAGGAAGTGGAAAGAACTCGGGTTTCCTCATCCTGTGCTCAATGAACAGATTCTTTCTTCAATGTCTGTCAGGAAGATCTATTGCTGCTCATCTTTGGCATGACTTGGAAATTG GATCAGGTGCTCCTGCAGTTTTCAACTGT GTGCCAGCGAAAGGAAGTTCAGGAAAAGAGGTAATCATGGTTGATCCTGTAGAAGTTAAGAGATTAGCTGCCAAACAGAT